The following coding sequences lie in one Stigmatopora nigra isolate UIUO_SnigA chromosome 4, RoL_Snig_1.1, whole genome shotgun sequence genomic window:
- the bmp2k gene encoding LOW QUALITY PROTEIN: BMP-2-inducible protein kinase (The sequence of the model RefSeq protein was modified relative to this genomic sequence to represent the inferred CDS: substituted 3 bases at 3 genomic stop codons) has product MKKFSRMPKSESGGGGGAPGGTSGSGSGLSGYFGKVFAVGRYQVTVEELVAEGGFSVVFLARTHSGVRCALKRMYVNNVPDLNVHKREITIMKELSGHKNIVGYLDSGVNTVSDSVWEVLILMEYCKAGQVVKQMNQRLNVGFSEAEVLHVFCDTCEAVARLHQCKTPVIHRDLKVENILLNDQGSYVLCDFGSATHKVLQPHKDGVTAVEDEIKKYTTLSYRAPEMINLYAGKAITTKADIWALGCLLYKLCFFSLPFGESQVAICDGTFIVPDNSKFSLKLHCLIRYMLEPDQEKRPDIYQVSYFAFKFAGRDCPVPNIFSSPIPTSLPEPLTASEAAAKKSMTKARIRDSVGPTETSIAPRQRPKAANSNILPLATVTPVKMTAVSSAPVSNGQKAPAAGNGSQQHRVLQQLQPGDLRLQQLHHQQLQQQQQQQQQQLQQQQLALQQQHINAQQLQYLQYQQAVQQSIQLQQQQQQQQQQQMMMMQQPMYQQRVAQAQYAAMLQQYQQALVHHHHQQQQHQQHHQHQHPGYLTSPLEFQVPLGSYDATTPTAGTTHLGATSPSETSYSDPRTAMLVSDAISPPSQSMSHPPDMSRWNPFGEDNFSKLTEEELIDREFDMLRANKPAERVANAAPERLPTEDLFGSLPFVANAGKSXDSPSVAKDPTDPLEILXLLDDXPRLPNPTPKEHKSLRKGNGDDSDSDFESDPPSPKSSEEDEEPDEDEGPVSEHGDDTEPENVGQRPLLTESEEDPEDEDNSDLKPKTASSVDVFGSAPFLGGDIFSEAPFRQVSPERRPIDDFDVFTKAPFGRNLSKNASGGTPSPPASPQSVDVDVFGFVPFHATSRSAEDIFRPSGEDSPRQQRLKQRSLQKLSSRQRKSKQDAVGPGKRHHGTPTGARKTGKGIKATFRTPERARRLKKSGRRDSQSSNEFPSDSKENISVDVTIAEGKDDVGQRPKDDILDPFGAKPFHPQDGGRNGNVYPGGIHESKSEPTGAVAFCDATDDFGAVPFTEVVVPPQQQTVELDPFGAAPFLSKQ; this is encoded by the exons GAGGATTCTCGGTGGTATTCTTGGCCCGTACGCATAGCGGCGTGCGTTGCGCTCTTAAGCGTATGTACGTCAACAACGTTCCCGACCTCAACGTTCACAAGCGAGAGATTACTATCATG AAAGAGCTATCTGGCCACAAGAACATTGTGGGTTACCTGGACTCAGGGGTCAACACGGTATCCGATAGCGTTTGGGAGGTTCTCATCCTCATGGAATACTGCAAAG CGGGCCAGGTGGTGAAGCAGATGAATCAGCGTCTCAACGTGGGATTCAGCGAGGCCGAGGTTCTCCACGTTTTCTGCGACACTTGTGAAGCGGTGGCACGGCTACATCAGTGCAAGACCCCCGTCATCCACCGGGATCTTAAG GTGGAGAACATCCTGCTCAATGATCAGGGAAGCTACGTTTTGTGTGACTTTGGCAGCGCCACCCACAAAGTTCTGCAGCCACACAAAGATGGCGTGACGGCGGTGGAGGACGAAATTAAGAA ATACACGACACTCTCGTACCGGGCCCCAGAGATGATTAATTTGTATGCGGGAAAAGCCATCACCACCAAGGCTGATATATGG GCACTGGGCTGCTTGTTGTACAAGCTGTGTTTCTTCTCGCTCCCATTCGGAGAAAGTCAAGTTGCCATCTGCGACGGAACCTTTATCGTTCCCGACAACTCCAAATTCTCCCTCAAATTGCACTGCTTAATCc GTTACATGCTCGAACCGGACCAGGAGAAAAGACCAGACATCTACCAAGTGTCCTACTTTGCCTTTAAATTTGCCGGAAGGGACTGTCCCGTGCCAAATATCTTT AGTTCTCCCATCCCCACGTCGTTACCGGAGCCTCTCACAGCCAGCGAGGCGGCCGCCAAAAAGAGTATGACGAAAGCAag aaTCCGAGACTCGGTGGGCCCAACAGAGACCTCCATCGCACCCCGACAGAGGCCCAAAGCGGCAAATAGTAACATTCTACCGCTCGCCACTGTCACGCCAGTCAAGATGACCGCGGTGTCTTCTGCTCCTGTCAGCAATGGTCAGAAAG CTCCCGCCGCCGGTAATGGCAGTCAGCAGCACCGAGTCCTGCAGCAGCTGCAGCCAGGTGACCTGCGCCTTCAGCAGCTGCACCACCAACAGcttcaacaacagcaacaacaacaacaacaacaactacagcAGCAACAGCTAGcgctacaacaacaacacatcaaTGCACAGCAACTTCAATACCTCCAG TACCAACAAGCTGTGCAGCAGTCCATCCAgttgcagcagcaacaacaacaacagcaacagcagcagatgatgatgatgcagcAGCCAATGTATCAACAGAGAGTTGCTCAGGCACAGTATGCCGCCAtg cTGCAGCAGTACCAACAGGCTTTAGTACACCATcaccatcaacaacaacaacatcaacaacaccatcaACATCAGCATCCCGGCTACCTGACGTCTCCACTGGAGTTCCAGGTGCCTCTCGGCTCCTATGACGCGACCACGCCAACCGCAGGGACCACCCACTTGGGGGCGACATCACCTTCGGAGACATCTTATTCCGACCCAAG AACGGCCATGCTGGTCTCGGACGCCATTTCCCCGCCTTCACAGAGCATGAGCCATCCCCCAGATATGTCTCGCTGGAATCCATTCGGCGAGGACAACTTCTCCAAGTTGACAGAGGAAGAACTTATTGACCGCGAATTCGACATGCTCCGCGCAA ACAAACCGGCAGAAAGAGTGGCTAACGCGGCTCCCGAACGGCTCCCAACCGAAGACCTGTTTGGCTCCCTGCCATTTGTGGCCAATGCAGGCAAGTCTTAAGACTCCCCGTCCGTCGCAAAGGACCCAACCGACCCCCTCGAGATTCTTTAGCTTTTAGATGATTAACCACGCTTGC CGAATCCGACGCCAAAGGAGCACAAATCCCTCCGGAAGGGCAACGGCGACGACTCGGACAGCGACTTCGAATCTGACCCACCTTCGCCCAAAAGCAGTGAGGAAGACGAGGAACCCGATGAGGACGAAGGCCCCGTTAGCGAACACGGCGACGACACGGAGCCCGAAAACGTTGGCCAACGACCTCTCCTAACCGAATCCGAAGAAGACCCCGAAGACGAAGACAACTCCGACCTGAAGCCCAAAACTGCCTCCTCGGTGGACGTCTttggctccgcccccttccTGGGCGGAGACATCTTCTCCGAAGCACCTTTTCGGCAAGTCAGTCCAGAACGGCGACCCATTGACGACTTTGACGTCTTCACCAAAGCCCCATTTGGACGGAATCTCTCCAAGAACGCCAGTGGGGGGACGCCGTCTCCGCCTGCTTCCCCCCAGAGCGTGGACGTGGACGTCTTTGGCTTTGTCCCCTTCCACGCCACTTCCAGGAGCGCCGAGGACATTTTCCGCCCATCCGGCGAGGACTCACCAAGGCAGCAGAGGTTGAAACAACGAAGTTTGCAGAAACTGTCGTCACGGCAGAGAAAGAGCAAACAAGACGCCGTTGGACCAGGCAAACGCCACCACGGCACCCCCACCGGCGCACGCAAAACCGGAAAAGGCATCAAAGCCACTTTCCGTACGCCAGAACGCGCCCGTAGACTCAAGAAAAGTGGACGCCGTGACTCGCAAAGTAGCAACGAGTTCCCAAGTGACTCCAAGGAAAACATCAGCGTGGACGTCACCATCGCCGAAGGGAAGGACGACGTGggacagcgaccaaaagacgacATCTTGGACCCGTTCGGAGCTAAGCCTTTCCACCCTCAAGATGGTGGACGGAATGGAAACGTGTATCCGGGCGGAATTCACGAGAGCAAGAGTGAACCGACCGGCGCGGTGGCGTTTTGCGACGCCACCGATGATTTTGGGGCGGTGCCTTTTACGGAAGTGGTGGTACCCCCGCAGCAGCAAACTGTGGAATTGGATCCCTTTGGAGCCGCCCCCTTTCTATCTAAGCAGTGA
- the paqr3a gene encoding progestin and adipoQ receptor family member 3a translates to MYSTFYKSPDGTKCSYTKLKGHKTAPPAGTMPPHKGQKSSQTAHYIELGGYQYWPVLVPRGIRLYTYEQIPGYLRENPYITDGYRAYLPSRLCIKSLFVLSNETVNIWTHLLGFLLFFFLAVYHMARVLPQLGVAREDYVIYSVGLFCFQLCLLCSAGYHIFCCHRSEKTSRRWMALDYAGVSVGILGCYVPAVFYAFYCNNYWRQVYLVSVLAMILAVFLAHIHPNFLSKQWRRPRLLSFCALAFCGLVPIVHWICDAGGFSSELVQAFIPRVLVMYLMAALALVFYVSKVPERYFPGQLNYVGSSHQLWHVLLLLMFYWWHQSSCFIMAYRHSRPCPVDVHDAILHS, encoded by the exons atgtacaGTACGTTTTATAAATCACCGGACGGAACAAAATGTTCGTACACCAAGTTGAAAG GTCATAAGACGGCACCCCCGGCGGGCACCATgcctcctcacaagggtcagaaGAGCAGCCAGACGGCCCACTACATCGAGCTGGGTGGTTACCAGTACTGGCCTGTACTGGTTCCCCGTGGGATCCGTTTGTATACTTACGAACAGATCCCCGGGTATCTGCGGGAGAACCCCTACATCACAGACGGATACCGGGCGTACCTGCCATCAAGGCTCTGCATCAAAAG CTTGTTCGTCCTCTCCAACGAGACGGTGAACATCTGGACTCACCTGCTGGGCTTCctgctcttcttcttcctggCCGTGTACCACATGGCCCGAGTCCTGCCGCAGCTCGGAGTCGCCCGAGAGGATTACGTCATCTACTCCGTGGGACTCTTCTGTTTCCAG TTGTGCCTGCTGTGCTCGGCGGGCTACCACATCTTCTGCTGCCATCGCTCGGAGAAGACCAGTCGGCGTTGGATGGCGCTGGACTACGCCGGCGTGTCGGTGGGCATTCTGGGATGCTACGTGCCCGCCGTCTTCTACGCTTTCTACTGCAATAAT TACTGGCGTCAGGTGTACTTGGTGAGCGTACTGGCGATGATCCTGGCCGTCTTCCTGGCTCACATCCACCCCAACTTCTTAAGCAAGCAGTGGCGACGCCCCCGCCTCTTGTCCTTCTGCGCGCTGGCGTTCTGCGGACTGGTGCCTATCGTTCACTGGATCTGCGACGCCGGGGGATTCTCCTCGGAACTCGTCCAg GCCTTCATTCCCCGCGTGCTGGTCATGTACTTGATGGCGGCCTTGGCGCTGGTCTTCTACGTCTCCAAAGTACCCGAAAGATACTTTCCAG GGCAGCTGAACTACGTGGGCTCCAgccatcagctatggcacgtCTTGCTGCTCCTCATGTTCTACTGGTGGCACCAGTCGTCTTGCTTCATCATGGCGTATCGACATAGTAGACCGTGCCCTGTTGATGTCCACGACGCCATCTTGCACTCCTAG